The following are encoded in a window of Actinomycetota bacterium genomic DNA:
- a CDS encoding HAMP domain-containing sensor histidine kinase yields the protein MSRVSIFACVIGLALSVLAAAMTIAFTFLLVLPPPQPGRMNVEEMVWALQARPSTVVEAGVRRSPPIGQRSRVVEATLANDLGVASTDVRAVWIGEPTDTGAAERIISVDGREVLITDSGAAVTLRGGPDASVRRETIIPLFIGAVKLEDGRWRWGVPHDAEREAWFWRILAAFLVGGAVLAAPVWFVARWVAAPIERLGRSAMTAGLASEDPLPIAGPREVQATAQAMNGMHNRLVAHAAERVRMVVAVAHDLRTPITALRLRVNSVDEPLRGRMTRDLSRMSEMISEVLEFAAIGSRTPQFSPTEIDEVVRDLVASRRDAGADVTTTTLDTAAVMTDAYLLTRALDNLINNALQHAGAAVLSVRREAGRVEVRIEDAGPGIPDDRLDQVMSPFGTLNESRNRDHGGIGLGLSIVLDIAHALGARFELKNIRPGLAATLSLPLRD from the coding sequence GTGAGCCGGGTTTCGATCTTCGCTTGCGTGATAGGGCTCGCGCTTTCCGTCCTGGCGGCGGCCATGACGATCGCCTTCACCTTTCTTCTCGTCCTGCCGCCGCCGCAGCCCGGGCGGATGAATGTCGAGGAGATGGTCTGGGCCCTGCAAGCCAGGCCCTCCACCGTGGTAGAAGCGGGGGTTCGACGTTCGCCGCCGATAGGCCAACGCAGCCGCGTCGTCGAGGCGACGCTGGCAAATGATCTGGGTGTCGCTTCGACGGATGTCAGGGCGGTTTGGATTGGAGAGCCCACCGACACGGGAGCCGCCGAGCGTATCATTTCCGTCGATGGCCGCGAGGTGCTGATCACCGACAGCGGCGCGGCGGTGACGCTTCGTGGCGGGCCTGACGCGAGCGTGCGCCGGGAGACGATCATCCCTCTGTTCATCGGCGCGGTGAAGCTGGAGGACGGACGGTGGCGTTGGGGCGTTCCCCATGACGCGGAGCGAGAAGCCTGGTTCTGGCGGATACTAGCCGCCTTCCTCGTCGGAGGAGCGGTTCTCGCCGCGCCGGTTTGGTTCGTCGCACGCTGGGTGGCGGCACCGATCGAGCGGTTGGGCCGAAGCGCCATGACGGCCGGTCTCGCCAGCGAAGACCCTCTGCCGATCGCTGGACCGCGAGAGGTGCAGGCCACGGCCCAGGCAATGAACGGCATGCATAACCGGCTGGTCGCTCATGCGGCTGAACGGGTTAGAATGGTCGTTGCCGTTGCCCATGACCTGAGGACCCCGATCACGGCGCTTCGTCTGCGGGTAAACTCCGTCGACGAACCCTTGCGCGGGCGCATGACCAGAGACTTGTCGCGGATGTCCGAGATGATCTCGGAAGTATTGGAGTTCGCCGCCATCGGCAGCCGAACCCCCCAGTTCAGCCCGACGGAGATCGACGAGGTCGTTCGTGATCTCGTGGCTTCCCGGCGTGATGCGGGCGCGGACGTCACCACGACAACCCTCGACACTGCGGCGGTGATGACCGACGCTTATCTGCTCACGCGCGCGTTGGACAACCTCATAAACAACGCGCTTCAGCACGCCGGTGCGGCGGTCCTGAGTGTCAGACGAGAGGCCGGCCGGGTCGAGGTGCGCATCGAGGACGCGGGTCCGGGCATTCCGGACGATAGGCTCGACCAGGTCATGTCGCCGTTCGGGACGCTGAACGAGTCTCGCAACCGCGATCACGGGGGAATCGGTCTGGGGCTGTCGATTGTCCTGGACATTGCTCATGCCCTGGGTGCGCGTTTCGAACTCAAGAACATCCGACCCGGGTTGGCCGCGACGCTTTCGCTCCCTCTGAGAGATTGA
- a CDS encoding S9 family peptidase, which yields MFKAALLALALAGACTALAGADPSLIKLEDLARAPAVNAVAVSPDGARLAYIEMEAGRGVLVVRDLETGQTQRLYRNAERSINNVVWSADGRWLLTFQDAGGDEGYHLFRIDPTEPTAEPVDLTPFNGAQAELIRLPTSRPNMAIITLNSRDPELADAYALDIETGRLTETARNEIGFTELHADAEGRVLVGAVTQLDGKLDILARSDPSSLWRTIYTAPVDERLKLIALSPDGRDVIIRTNRDRSSERLLRMDLATGRSEELTAEGCGRFDEDAAVLDLQGQVALTTCVAENATVRAADRATSTQVEGVRRLVGADASLHLDSATPDLSTAVYFSDRSDRPGRYILYRNGEAKVLAEQRPWLSDAEFVPSTFHLVAARDGLQLPVYVTQPHPGSGPGPTVISLHGGPWSRDMGGFEPEVQLLANRGLNVLQVNFRGSTGFGRQHFEGGVRQFGAAMSDDVIDALDWAIAEGIADPERVCIMGGSYGGYAALVGLTRDAGRFKCGVDFAGPVDLITLVEAFPPSWRPFLPRSWYRFVGDPSVEADRLEMAARSPLPRAANIRVPLLIFQGANDPRVTQAQSDQIVCALRARNVPVDYLLAGNEGHSFGNEETGLAVNRAVEEFLGAQLGTPVQPGVENTVEAALRSLRAAGASIACDPQVAANISGSNAETP from the coding sequence ATGTTCAAAGCTGCATTACTCGCATTGGCGCTCGCGGGAGCGTGCACCGCGCTTGCAGGCGCGGACCCGTCACTCATCAAACTGGAAGATCTCGCTCGCGCGCCGGCAGTCAACGCTGTGGCAGTGAGTCCCGACGGGGCTCGCCTCGCTTACATTGAGATGGAAGCCGGTCGAGGCGTCCTGGTCGTCAGGGATTTGGAAACCGGGCAGACACAGCGGCTCTACCGAAACGCCGAGCGATCAATCAACAACGTCGTCTGGTCTGCCGACGGACGGTGGCTGCTCACATTTCAGGACGCAGGCGGCGATGAAGGATATCACCTTTTCCGTATCGACCCCACGGAACCCACTGCTGAACCGGTCGACCTCACCCCATTCAACGGCGCTCAAGCCGAGCTGATCCGCCTGCCGACGTCTCGGCCCAACATGGCGATCATTACGTTAAACTCCCGTGATCCTGAATTAGCTGACGCTTACGCACTGGACATCGAGACGGGCCGCCTCACGGAGACAGCGCGCAACGAGATCGGTTTCACCGAGCTCCATGCAGATGCCGAAGGTCGCGTCTTGGTGGGGGCCGTCACCCAGCTTGATGGCAAGCTAGACATCCTGGCGAGATCGGACCCGTCGTCACTCTGGCGGACCATTTACACGGCACCGGTGGATGAGCGTCTGAAACTGATCGCGCTATCTCCCGACGGGCGCGACGTGATCATCCGGACGAACCGCGACCGCTCATCGGAGCGCCTCCTTAGGATGGACCTAGCGACCGGCCGATCTGAGGAGCTCACGGCAGAGGGATGCGGGCGGTTCGACGAAGACGCTGCAGTGCTCGACCTCCAGGGTCAGGTCGCCTTGACGACATGCGTCGCCGAAAATGCGACCGTTCGGGCCGCGGACCGTGCGACCAGTACCCAGGTCGAAGGTGTGCGACGCTTGGTGGGCGCAGATGCGTCGCTTCATCTAGACAGCGCCACACCGGATCTGAGCACGGCAGTCTACTTTTCGGATCGGAGCGACCGACCCGGACGATATATCCTTTACCGAAACGGTGAGGCGAAGGTGCTTGCGGAACAGCGTCCCTGGCTTTCCGATGCGGAATTCGTGCCGAGCACCTTCCACTTAGTTGCCGCGAGAGACGGACTCCAACTTCCAGTCTATGTCACACAGCCTCACCCCGGCTCCGGTCCCGGCCCCACTGTGATCTCCCTGCACGGAGGCCCCTGGTCTCGCGACATGGGAGGCTTCGAGCCAGAAGTGCAGCTTTTGGCGAACCGCGGCCTGAATGTACTTCAGGTCAACTTTCGAGGATCAACGGGCTTCGGACGCCAACACTTTGAGGGCGGCGTTCGTCAGTTTGGCGCGGCGATGTCGGACGACGTTATCGATGCGTTGGATTGGGCGATCGCCGAGGGCATTGCTGACCCGGAGCGCGTTTGCATCATGGGCGGCTCGTACGGCGGTTACGCGGCATTGGTGGGACTTACGCGCGACGCTGGACGCTTCAAATGCGGCGTGGACTTCGCGGGCCCTGTCGACCTGATCACGCTCGTCGAAGCGTTCCCTCCCTCGTGGCGACCCTTCCTTCCTCGATCCTGGTATCGGTTCGTTGGCGACCCGTCAGTCGAGGCCGACCGACTGGAAATGGCAGCCCGGTCACCATTGCCGCGAGCCGCCAACATCAGAGTGCCACTACTGATTTTCCAGGGCGCGAACGATCCTCGCGTTACCCAGGCTCAATCGGATCAGATCGTTTGCGCCCTTAGAGCGCGCAACGTGCCGGTAGATTATCTGCTCGCAGGAAATGAGGGGCACAGCTTCGGGAACGAAGAGACCGGTCTGGCCGTGAACCGTGCGGTAGAGGAGTTCCTGGGCGCGCAGCTCGGCACCCCGGTTCAGCCGGGGGTGGAGAATACGGTGGAAGCCGCACTGAGGAGTTTACGGGCTGCGGGTGCCTCAATTGCGTGCGACCCGCAAGTCGCCGCGAACATCTCGGGCAGTAACGCCGAAACGCCATGA
- a CDS encoding response regulator transcription factor yields MSASTSTLLVIEDDVSVAEALSEFLSEHGYVVHLAGSAAAADRLLGERVYDLVILDVMLPGEDGWSICRRLAAEGLAVLMASALTSTDDRIAGLNLGASDYLPKPFEPRELLARVKAILRRNGVSREPSARSLRFGGLRYDPEDAILSDANGNLVTLTAGELRLLQAFLNRPGRLMDRDALLDQTHGDNAGPFDRAVDLAVSRLRRKLTNAGACEAIETVRGLGYRFTARVLVE; encoded by the coding sequence ATGTCCGCTTCGACCAGCACCCTTCTCGTCATTGAAGACGACGTCAGCGTCGCCGAAGCGCTGAGCGAGTTTCTGTCCGAGCACGGCTACGTGGTCCATCTAGCCGGGAGCGCGGCGGCGGCTGACCGCCTGTTGGGCGAGAGGGTCTACGACCTCGTCATTCTCGACGTGATGCTTCCTGGAGAAGACGGCTGGTCCATTTGCCGCCGATTGGCGGCTGAAGGTCTCGCAGTTCTGATGGCCAGCGCTCTGACCAGCACCGACGACCGGATCGCCGGCCTGAACCTCGGGGCGTCCGACTATCTGCCGAAGCCTTTCGAACCCCGAGAGCTGCTGGCGCGCGTAAAGGCGATCCTGCGGAGAAACGGAGTCTCCCGCGAACCGTCGGCGAGAAGCCTTCGCTTCGGCGGGCTGCGCTATGATCCGGAGGACGCCATTCTGTCAGACGCCAACGGGAATCTGGTCACCCTCACCGCAGGAGAACTGCGACTTTTGCAGGCATTTCTCAATCGGCCTGGTCGGCTGATGGACCGCGATGCGCTGCTGGACCAGACTCACGGCGACAACGCCGGCCCTTTTGATCGCGCCGTCGATCTGGCGGTCAGCCGACTCAGACGCAAGCTGACGAACGCCGGTGCATGCGAGGCGATCGAGACCGTACGAGGTCTCGGTTATAGGTTCACCGCGCGGGTGTTGGTCGAGTGA
- a CDS encoding cytochrome b produces the protein MEDSRNAAWPAVTGRSDVPSEPGGGRYSLPARILHWILAPLVLAQVYLGWVAGWQRHPADGLPMLNAHFQIGFIILGLMTLRLLWRVGHRPPAPPTSEPRWRHVWASVTHVTIYVLILTMPISGYVLWVWMKAPMDLFGLIELPRVFQTSADDTRSRYVAWVVHHYSALLLSLLLALHVTAALWHEFVVRDGLIRKRML, from the coding sequence ATGGAGGATTCTCGGAACGCCGCTTGGCCAGCCGTCACCGGCCGAAGCGACGTTCCCTCTGAACCCGGCGGCGGCAGGTATTCGCTCCCCGCGCGCATACTTCACTGGATACTGGCTCCACTTGTCCTGGCGCAGGTCTATTTGGGTTGGGTCGCGGGATGGCAACGTCATCCTGCCGACGGCCTGCCGATGCTGAACGCCCACTTTCAAATCGGCTTCATTATCCTCGGTCTGATGACTCTGAGGCTGTTGTGGCGGGTCGGCCATCGGCCGCCGGCACCTCCGACGTCGGAGCCTCGGTGGCGGCATGTCTGGGCATCTGTAACGCATGTCACCATCTACGTGCTCATCCTGACCATGCCGATCAGCGGCTATGTGCTCTGGGTTTGGATGAAAGCGCCGATGGACCTCTTTGGGTTAATCGAGCTGCCCCGGGTCTTCCAGACATCCGCAGACGACACTCGATCCCGGTACGTCGCCTGGGTGGTCCACCACTACAGTGCGCTGCTGCTCAGCCTGCTCCTCGCGCTGCATGTAACGGCCGCGCTTTGGCATGAGTTCGTAGTGCGAGACGGGTTGATCAGGAAACGAATGCTCTAG